A genomic stretch from Trifolium pratense cultivar HEN17-A07 unplaced genomic scaffold, ARS_RC_1.1 scaffold_62, whole genome shotgun sequence includes:
- the LOC123901271 gene encoding E3 ubiquitin-protein ligase PUB23-like, which produces MDEEIEVSPFFLCPISLQLMKDPVTVSTGITYDRETIEKWLFSSQNKTCPVTKQQLSHDDNDLIILTPNHTLRRLIQAWCTINTCYGIQRIPTPKPPTTKTLIEKHLKEASDFSDSPHLLIQSLKNLKTIASESETNRRCIESAGAVEFLASIATKNNTNSSAEFEIEATILDDDDVEGFSFDFRVDAEDEAINILYNLHLTEQGLITLLNFKNGEFLDSLLRLMQKGNYDSRTYSVFLLKSMSKVADPSKLANLKTEFFFELVQLLKDQISKKASKATLQTLIQLVEFGRNRIKAVESGCATVLIELLLDCKEKKPCEMILVLLEMLCQCADGRLELLSHGCGLAIVSKKILRVSTLANDRAVRILLSVSRFSATHFVVQEMLQIGVVAKLCLVLQVDSGNKAKEKAREILKLHANSWSNSHCIPFNLLASYPTSG; this is translated from the coding sequence ATGGATGAAGAAATCGAAGTTTCACCATTTTTCCTCTGCCCAATTTCATTACAACTCATGAAAGATCCAGTTACTGTTTCAACAGGAATAACCTACGATAGAGAAACCATTGAAAAATGGTTATTTTCATCTCAAAACAAAACATGTCCTGTCACTAAACAACAACTCTCACATGATGATAATGATCTCATTATTCTCACACCAAATCACACTCTTCGTAGACTCATTCAAGCATGGTGCACCATTAACACTTGTTATGGAATCCAAAGAATTCCAACTCCAAAACCACCAACAACAAAAACCCTTATAGAAAAACATCTTAAAGAAGCTTCTGATTTTTCAGATTCACCTCATTTGCTTATCCAATCCCTCAAAAACCTTAAAACTATCGCGTCCGAGAGTGAAACCAATCGAAGGTGTATCGAATCGGCTGGCGCTGTAGAGTTCTTAGCATCAATAGCaacaaaaaacaatacaaattcTTCAGCAGAATTTGAAATTGAAGCTACCAttcttgatgatgatgatgttgaaggTTTTTCTTTTGACTTCAGAGTAGATGCAGAAGATGAAGCTATAAACATTCTTTACAATCTTCACTTAACAGAACAAGGTTTGATAACTCTCTTAAACTTCAAAAATGGAGAATTTTTAGACTCTTTATTGAGATTAATGCAAAAGGGTAACTATGATTCAAGAACATATTCAGTTTTTCTGTTGAAATCTATGTCAAAAGTTGCTGATCCATCAAAACTAGCGAATCTAAAGACCGAGTTTTTCTTCGAATTAGTCCAGCTTCTCAAAGATCAGATATCAAAAAAGGCATCAAAAGCaacactacaaacactaattcAACTCGTTGAATTCGGAAGAAACCGAATAAAAGCAGTGGAATCAGGTTGTGCTACTGTTTTAATAGAACTTCTTCTTGATTGCAAAGAAAAAAAGCCATGTGAGATGATTTTGGTGCTTTTAGAGATGTTATGTCAATGTGCTGATGGAAGATTAGAACTATTAAGCCATGGTTGTGGTTTAGCTATTGTTTCAAAGAAGATTCTAAGGGTTTCAACTTTGGCTAATGATAGAGCAGTGAGGATTCTTCTATCTGTTTCAAGATTTTCTGCAACACATTTTGTTGTTCAAGAAATGTTGCAAATAGGTGTTGTTGCTAAGCTTTGTTTGGTTCTTCAAGTTGATAGTGGCAATAAGGCTAAGGAGAAAGCAAGAGAGATACTTAAATTGCATGCAAACTCTTGGAGTAATTCTCATTGTATACCTTTTAATTTACTTGCTTCATATCCAACAAGTGGGTGA